The Lucilia cuprina isolate Lc7/37 chromosome 5, ASM2204524v1, whole genome shotgun sequence genome includes a window with the following:
- the LOC111675089 gene encoding band 3 anion transport protein isoform X1, whose amino-acid sequence MSFSGQGSSNDNVRKLSFLSFNTKKSGGNEDPHEVLLDSEMEKVFAGPSSLKEKFDVTTFQDTVNPIGSYKPKNVHRTKNLNSDLNIEEDSEYEHNNDSSNAQNYDDIPEDFPLVSERAGHGDHSDNSADEKHVQFGKKKATVVTPPSLSYDEQPNDNIHERKRRKSRHQYYRQRKFSHQDSVEAKKVTEENGDAGNRKISAPEDATLEAFPKASQEADLNELRSHRSDDPRALRRHKIHHSSIKLRELPQISIAGLQQAKKIFDHSPHEIFVQLDELIGAGEDREWKETARWIKYEEDVQEGSDRWGKPHVASLSFHSLLNLRRCLETGVVLLDLNEKDLPAVAYRVVEQMVIEDLINSDDKPSVLRSLLLRHRHVNEHQNGFPFTKRKYNSYTSLQLLWMGHDHQQHLQPQQANRLHPNIAHPRRSVCETLSAPPTAIVVEPTNRRHSTLSYLGNLSGDDKKIKIMPALEIGGSKKSNDLKIDMKDDLYSSSQEDLKKLQNDTILKRIPHGAEATTVLVGAVDFLEQPTIAFVRLAEGVPMPSLTEVPIPVRFMFILLGPPTLDLDYHEVGRSIATLMANESFHSIAYKADDRKDLLSAINEFLDDSIVLPPGNWDRHDLLPFEELKAKKDWIRLRKNKALQVKKEMKDKAILHKEVLKAAIEKKQEDSSDDDGDKKKPSPLEKTHRLWGGLRNDLKRRLPMYKSDILDGLNTETLAATVFMYFACLSTAITFGGLASEKTQNLIGISETLLSASIVGVIFHSLAGQPLVIIGTTGPLLLFDEALNNFCKENNINFLTIRAYIGIWLAVISILVSAFEGSVYVRLLTRFTQEIFSALITLIYIVETLMKLVSVYKNHPLLADYNLPPPSLGLNATLDFVNSNVTESINGNETATNATINIEYNSNAKMNMPNTALFCTILTLGTFTVAYYLKLFRNSHFLGRNARRALGDFGVPIAITIFVMVDYFIPAVYTEKLSVPEGLSPSDPTTRGWLISLGPIETWIPFMAGIPAILVYILIFMESHISELIVDKPERGLKKGSGLHFDIVLLCCLNTFCGFFGMPWHCAATVRSVAHVSALTIMSRTHAPGESPRIIDVKEQRLSGFFVALMIGLSVTMAPLLRLIPMAVLFGVFLYMGIASMSGVQFFERIRLFFMPVKHYPPTPYVKRVPTWKMHLFTFIQVLCLVLLWAVKSSKISLAFPFFLIMMVPIRQRLAALYKPQEMQALDGNEANADEDEPDFYEEATIPA is encoded by the exons tCTGGTGGAAATGAAGATCCTCATGAAGTTCTCTTGGACTCGGAAATGGAAAAAGTTTTCGCTGGTCCAAGTTCATTAAAGGAAAAATTTGATGTGACCACTTTCCAAGATACGGTAAATCCAATTGGATCTTATAAACCTAAAAATG tACATCgcacaaaaaatctaaatagcgatcttaatattgaagaagattCAGAATATGAACACAATAATGATTCATCAAATGCACAAAATTATGATGATATACCAGAAGATTTTCCCTTAGTTTCTGAACGTGCTGGGCATGGTGATCATTCg GATAATTCGGCTGATGAAAAACACGTACAATTTGGTAAGAAGAAGGCAACTGTTGTTACACCCCCTAGTTTAAGCTATGATGAACAACCCAACGATAATATACACGAACGTAAAAGAAGAAAAAG CCGCCATCAGTATTATAGACAACGCAAATTTTCCCATCAAGACAGCGTGGAAGCCAAAAAAGTTACTGAAGAAAACGGCGATGCCGGCAATCGTAAAATATCAGCACCGGAAGATGCCACTTTGGAg gCATTTCCGAAGGCCTCCCAg GAAGCGGATCTTAATGAATTAAGGTCACATCGTTCAGATGATCCCAGAGCATTGAGAAGGCATAAAATTCATCATTCATCGATTAAACTGAGAGAGTTACCACAAATCAGTATAGCTGGCTTACAACAGGCGAAGAAAATATTTGATCATAGTCCACATGAG atttttgtgCAACTTGATGAACTTATTGGTGCCGGAGAGGATCGTGAATGGAAAGAAACAGCCCGTTGGATCAAATATGAAGAAGACGTTCAAGAGGGCTCCGATCGTTGGGGCAAACCTCACGTAGcttcactttcatttcattccTTACTTAATTTGCGCCGTTGTCTAGAAACCGGTGTAGTTCTGTtggatttaaatgaaaaagatttACCAGCCGTTGCATATCGTGTTGTTGAACAG ATGGTTATTGAAGATTTAATTAATTCCGACGACAAACCATCTGTATTACGTTCTTTGCTGTTGCGCCATCGCCATGTAAATGAACATCAAAATGGTTTTCCTTTTACGAAACGTAAATACAACAGTTACACCAGTCTACAG ttgttaTGGATGGGACATGATCATCAGCAACATTTACAACCACAACAAGCAAATCGTCTACATCCAAATATTGCACATCCACGACGCTCTGTTTGTGAAACTCTGAGTGCACCACCAACAGCAATTGTAGTCGAACCAACAAATCGCCGTCATTCAACGTTATCGTATTTGggt AATCTTTCGGGCGatgataagaaaattaaaattatgccTGCCTTGGAAATTGGTGGCAGCAAAAAGAGCAATGATTTGAAAATTGATATGAAAGATGATTTGTATTCTTCATCCCAGGAAGATTTAAAGAAACTACAAAATGATACTATACTTAAGAGGATACCACATGGTGCAGAGGCCACCACAGTATTG gTGGGTGCAGTTGATTTCCTGGAACAACCCACCATTGCCTTTGTACGTTTGGCTGAGGGTGTACCTATGCCTAGTCTTACCGAAGTTCCCATACCCGTACGCTTTATGTTCATCCTATTGGGTCCACCCACTTTGGATTTGGATTATCATGAAGTCGGTCGTTCTATAGCTACTCTAATGGCCAATGAATCGTTTCATTCCATTGCTTATAAAGCAGATGATCGCAAAGATTTACTCTCCGCCATTAATGAGTTTTTGGATGATTCTATTGTCTTGCCGCCTGGTAATTGGGATCGCCACGATTTGTTGCCATTCGAGGAACTGAAAGCTAAAAAAGACTGGATTCGTTTGCGTAAAAACAAAGCTTTGCAAGTTAAGAAGGAGATGAAAGATAAAGCCATTCTGCATAAGGAAGTTTTGAAAGCTGCCATTGAGAAGAAGCAAGAAGATTCTAGTGACGATGATGGTGATAAGAAAAAGCCAAGTCCTTTAGAGAAAACACACCGACTTTGGGGTGGTTTGCGCAATGATCTCAAACGTCGTTTGCCCATGTACAAAAGTGATATATTGGATGGTTTGAACACTGAGACCTTGGCCGCCACCGTATTCATGTACTTTGCTTGTCTTTCAACGGCTATAACATTTGGTGGCTTGGCATCggaaaaaactcaaaatcttATTGGCATTTCGGAGACATTATTAAGTGCCTCAATTGTGGGAGTAATCTTTCATAGTTTAGCCGGTCAGCCTTTGGTGATAATAGGCACCACTGGTCCCCTATTGCTGTTCGATGaggctttaaataatttttgcaaagaaaacaacattaactttTTAACAATCCGAGCCTATATTGGTATTTGGTTAGCAGTTATATCCATATTGGTGTCAGCCTTCGAGGGCAGCGTTTATGTGCGCCTGCTAACACGTTTTACCCAGGAAATTTTCTCCGCTCTTATTACTTTAATCTATATCGTAGAAACTCTTATGAAATTAGTGTCTGTATATAAGAATCATCCGCTTCTAGCCGATTATAATTTGCCACCACCCAGTTTAGGCCTTAATGCTACTTTAGACTTTGTAAACTCCAATGTCACTGAATCGATCAATGGCAATGAAACTGCAACGAATGCCACCATAAATATAGAATATAACAGTAATGCCAAAATGAATATGCCCAACACAGCTTTGTTTTGTACAATTCTAACATTGGGCACTTTTACCGTAGCCTACTACCTGAAATTATTCCGCAACTCACACTTTTTGGGCCGTAATGCTCGTAGAGCTTTAGGCGATTTTGGTGTACCTATAGCCATTACAATATTTGTAATGGTTGACTATTTTATACCGGCGGTTTATACTGAGAAATTAAGTGTTCCAGAAGGCTTATCGCCCAGTGATCCTACCACTCGTGGCTGGTTGATCAGTTTGGGTCCCATTGAAACTTGGATTCCCTTTATGGCCGGAATACCTGCAATCTTAGTGTATATATTGATATTTATGGAATCACATATTTCGGAATTGATTGTAGATAAACCAGAACGTGGTCTAAAGAAAGGTTCAGGACTTcattttgatattgttttgCTGTGTTGCCTGAATACCTTCTGTGGTTTCTTTGGCATGCCTTGGCATTGCGCCGCTACAGTGCGTTCAGTGGCGCATGTTTCTGCTCTGACAATTATGTCAag AACACATGCTCCTGGTGAATCTCCACGTATAATTGATGTTAAGGAACAACGACTATCGGGTTTCTTTGTTGCTTTAATGATAGGTCTTTCAGTAACAATGGCACCATTGCTGCGTCTCATACCAATGGCTGTGTTATTTGGTGTTTTCCTTTATATGGGTATTGCATCAATGAGTGGAGTGCAATTCTTCGAAAG AATACGTTTGTTCTTTATGCCAGTGAAACATTATCCACCCACTCCGTATGTGAAGAGAGTTCCTACATGGAAGATGCATTTGTTTACGTTTATACAAGTTTTATGTTTGGTCTTACTATGGGCTGTGAAATCATCGAAAATCTCTTTGGCTTTTCCATTCTTTTTAATTATGATGGTGCCCATAAGGCAGAGATTGGCAGCTTTATATAAGCCACAAGAAATGCAAGCA TTGGATGGCAATGAAGCTAATGCTGATGAAGATGAACCAGATTTCTACGAAGAGGCAACCATTCCTGCATAG
- the LOC111675089 gene encoding band 3 anion transport protein isoform X2 — protein MSFSGQGSSNDNVRKLSFLSFNTKKSGGNEDPHEVLLDSEMEKVFAGPSSLKEKFDVTTFQDTVNPIGSYKPKNVHRTKNLNSDLNIEEDSEYEHNNDSSNAQNYDDIPEDFPLVSERAGHGDHSDNSADEKHVQFGKKKATVVTPPSLSYDEQPNDNIHERKRRKSRHQYYRQRKFSHQDSVEAKKVTEENGDAGNRKISAPEDATLEEADLNELRSHRSDDPRALRRHKIHHSSIKLRELPQISIAGLQQAKKIFDHSPHEIFVQLDELIGAGEDREWKETARWIKYEEDVQEGSDRWGKPHVASLSFHSLLNLRRCLETGVVLLDLNEKDLPAVAYRVVEQMVIEDLINSDDKPSVLRSLLLRHRHVNEHQNGFPFTKRKYNSYTSLQLLWMGHDHQQHLQPQQANRLHPNIAHPRRSVCETLSAPPTAIVVEPTNRRHSTLSYLGNLSGDDKKIKIMPALEIGGSKKSNDLKIDMKDDLYSSSQEDLKKLQNDTILKRIPHGAEATTVLVGAVDFLEQPTIAFVRLAEGVPMPSLTEVPIPVRFMFILLGPPTLDLDYHEVGRSIATLMANESFHSIAYKADDRKDLLSAINEFLDDSIVLPPGNWDRHDLLPFEELKAKKDWIRLRKNKALQVKKEMKDKAILHKEVLKAAIEKKQEDSSDDDGDKKKPSPLEKTHRLWGGLRNDLKRRLPMYKSDILDGLNTETLAATVFMYFACLSTAITFGGLASEKTQNLIGISETLLSASIVGVIFHSLAGQPLVIIGTTGPLLLFDEALNNFCKENNINFLTIRAYIGIWLAVISILVSAFEGSVYVRLLTRFTQEIFSALITLIYIVETLMKLVSVYKNHPLLADYNLPPPSLGLNATLDFVNSNVTESINGNETATNATINIEYNSNAKMNMPNTALFCTILTLGTFTVAYYLKLFRNSHFLGRNARRALGDFGVPIAITIFVMVDYFIPAVYTEKLSVPEGLSPSDPTTRGWLISLGPIETWIPFMAGIPAILVYILIFMESHISELIVDKPERGLKKGSGLHFDIVLLCCLNTFCGFFGMPWHCAATVRSVAHVSALTIMSRTHAPGESPRIIDVKEQRLSGFFVALMIGLSVTMAPLLRLIPMAVLFGVFLYMGIASMSGVQFFERIRLFFMPVKHYPPTPYVKRVPTWKMHLFTFIQVLCLVLLWAVKSSKISLAFPFFLIMMVPIRQRLAALYKPQEMQALDGNEANADEDEPDFYEEATIPA, from the exons tCTGGTGGAAATGAAGATCCTCATGAAGTTCTCTTGGACTCGGAAATGGAAAAAGTTTTCGCTGGTCCAAGTTCATTAAAGGAAAAATTTGATGTGACCACTTTCCAAGATACGGTAAATCCAATTGGATCTTATAAACCTAAAAATG tACATCgcacaaaaaatctaaatagcgatcttaatattgaagaagattCAGAATATGAACACAATAATGATTCATCAAATGCACAAAATTATGATGATATACCAGAAGATTTTCCCTTAGTTTCTGAACGTGCTGGGCATGGTGATCATTCg GATAATTCGGCTGATGAAAAACACGTACAATTTGGTAAGAAGAAGGCAACTGTTGTTACACCCCCTAGTTTAAGCTATGATGAACAACCCAACGATAATATACACGAACGTAAAAGAAGAAAAAG CCGCCATCAGTATTATAGACAACGCAAATTTTCCCATCAAGACAGCGTGGAAGCCAAAAAAGTTACTGAAGAAAACGGCGATGCCGGCAATCGTAAAATATCAGCACCGGAAGATGCCACTTTGGAg GAAGCGGATCTTAATGAATTAAGGTCACATCGTTCAGATGATCCCAGAGCATTGAGAAGGCATAAAATTCATCATTCATCGATTAAACTGAGAGAGTTACCACAAATCAGTATAGCTGGCTTACAACAGGCGAAGAAAATATTTGATCATAGTCCACATGAG atttttgtgCAACTTGATGAACTTATTGGTGCCGGAGAGGATCGTGAATGGAAAGAAACAGCCCGTTGGATCAAATATGAAGAAGACGTTCAAGAGGGCTCCGATCGTTGGGGCAAACCTCACGTAGcttcactttcatttcattccTTACTTAATTTGCGCCGTTGTCTAGAAACCGGTGTAGTTCTGTtggatttaaatgaaaaagatttACCAGCCGTTGCATATCGTGTTGTTGAACAG ATGGTTATTGAAGATTTAATTAATTCCGACGACAAACCATCTGTATTACGTTCTTTGCTGTTGCGCCATCGCCATGTAAATGAACATCAAAATGGTTTTCCTTTTACGAAACGTAAATACAACAGTTACACCAGTCTACAG ttgttaTGGATGGGACATGATCATCAGCAACATTTACAACCACAACAAGCAAATCGTCTACATCCAAATATTGCACATCCACGACGCTCTGTTTGTGAAACTCTGAGTGCACCACCAACAGCAATTGTAGTCGAACCAACAAATCGCCGTCATTCAACGTTATCGTATTTGggt AATCTTTCGGGCGatgataagaaaattaaaattatgccTGCCTTGGAAATTGGTGGCAGCAAAAAGAGCAATGATTTGAAAATTGATATGAAAGATGATTTGTATTCTTCATCCCAGGAAGATTTAAAGAAACTACAAAATGATACTATACTTAAGAGGATACCACATGGTGCAGAGGCCACCACAGTATTG gTGGGTGCAGTTGATTTCCTGGAACAACCCACCATTGCCTTTGTACGTTTGGCTGAGGGTGTACCTATGCCTAGTCTTACCGAAGTTCCCATACCCGTACGCTTTATGTTCATCCTATTGGGTCCACCCACTTTGGATTTGGATTATCATGAAGTCGGTCGTTCTATAGCTACTCTAATGGCCAATGAATCGTTTCATTCCATTGCTTATAAAGCAGATGATCGCAAAGATTTACTCTCCGCCATTAATGAGTTTTTGGATGATTCTATTGTCTTGCCGCCTGGTAATTGGGATCGCCACGATTTGTTGCCATTCGAGGAACTGAAAGCTAAAAAAGACTGGATTCGTTTGCGTAAAAACAAAGCTTTGCAAGTTAAGAAGGAGATGAAAGATAAAGCCATTCTGCATAAGGAAGTTTTGAAAGCTGCCATTGAGAAGAAGCAAGAAGATTCTAGTGACGATGATGGTGATAAGAAAAAGCCAAGTCCTTTAGAGAAAACACACCGACTTTGGGGTGGTTTGCGCAATGATCTCAAACGTCGTTTGCCCATGTACAAAAGTGATATATTGGATGGTTTGAACACTGAGACCTTGGCCGCCACCGTATTCATGTACTTTGCTTGTCTTTCAACGGCTATAACATTTGGTGGCTTGGCATCggaaaaaactcaaaatcttATTGGCATTTCGGAGACATTATTAAGTGCCTCAATTGTGGGAGTAATCTTTCATAGTTTAGCCGGTCAGCCTTTGGTGATAATAGGCACCACTGGTCCCCTATTGCTGTTCGATGaggctttaaataatttttgcaaagaaaacaacattaactttTTAACAATCCGAGCCTATATTGGTATTTGGTTAGCAGTTATATCCATATTGGTGTCAGCCTTCGAGGGCAGCGTTTATGTGCGCCTGCTAACACGTTTTACCCAGGAAATTTTCTCCGCTCTTATTACTTTAATCTATATCGTAGAAACTCTTATGAAATTAGTGTCTGTATATAAGAATCATCCGCTTCTAGCCGATTATAATTTGCCACCACCCAGTTTAGGCCTTAATGCTACTTTAGACTTTGTAAACTCCAATGTCACTGAATCGATCAATGGCAATGAAACTGCAACGAATGCCACCATAAATATAGAATATAACAGTAATGCCAAAATGAATATGCCCAACACAGCTTTGTTTTGTACAATTCTAACATTGGGCACTTTTACCGTAGCCTACTACCTGAAATTATTCCGCAACTCACACTTTTTGGGCCGTAATGCTCGTAGAGCTTTAGGCGATTTTGGTGTACCTATAGCCATTACAATATTTGTAATGGTTGACTATTTTATACCGGCGGTTTATACTGAGAAATTAAGTGTTCCAGAAGGCTTATCGCCCAGTGATCCTACCACTCGTGGCTGGTTGATCAGTTTGGGTCCCATTGAAACTTGGATTCCCTTTATGGCCGGAATACCTGCAATCTTAGTGTATATATTGATATTTATGGAATCACATATTTCGGAATTGATTGTAGATAAACCAGAACGTGGTCTAAAGAAAGGTTCAGGACTTcattttgatattgttttgCTGTGTTGCCTGAATACCTTCTGTGGTTTCTTTGGCATGCCTTGGCATTGCGCCGCTACAGTGCGTTCAGTGGCGCATGTTTCTGCTCTGACAATTATGTCAag AACACATGCTCCTGGTGAATCTCCACGTATAATTGATGTTAAGGAACAACGACTATCGGGTTTCTTTGTTGCTTTAATGATAGGTCTTTCAGTAACAATGGCACCATTGCTGCGTCTCATACCAATGGCTGTGTTATTTGGTGTTTTCCTTTATATGGGTATTGCATCAATGAGTGGAGTGCAATTCTTCGAAAG AATACGTTTGTTCTTTATGCCAGTGAAACATTATCCACCCACTCCGTATGTGAAGAGAGTTCCTACATGGAAGATGCATTTGTTTACGTTTATACAAGTTTTATGTTTGGTCTTACTATGGGCTGTGAAATCATCGAAAATCTCTTTGGCTTTTCCATTCTTTTTAATTATGATGGTGCCCATAAGGCAGAGATTGGCAGCTTTATATAAGCCACAAGAAATGCAAGCA TTGGATGGCAATGAAGCTAATGCTGATGAAGATGAACCAGATTTCTACGAAGAGGCAACCATTCCTGCATAG
- the LOC111675089 gene encoding anion exchange protein 3 isoform X5 — protein MSFSGQGSSNDNVRKLSFLSFNTKKSGGNEDPHEVLLDSEMEKVFAGPSSLKEKFDVTTFQDTVNPIGSYKPKNVHRTKNLNSDLNIEEDSEYEHNNDSSNAQNYDDIPEDFPLVSERAGHGDHSDNSADEKHVQFGKKKATVVTPPSLSYDEQPNDNIHERKRRKSRHQYYRQRKFSHQDSVEAKKVTEENGDAGNRKISAPEDATLEEADLNELRSHRSDDPRALRRHKIHHSSIKLRELPQISIAGLQQAKKIFDHSPHEIFVQLDELIGAGEDREWKETARWIKYEEDVQEGSDRWGKPHVASLSFHSLLNLRRCLETGVVLLDLNEKDLPAVAYRVVEQMVIEDLINSDDKPSVLRSLLLRHRHVNEHQNGFPFTKRKYNSYTSLQNLSGDDKKIKIMPALEIGGSKKSNDLKIDMKDDLYSSSQEDLKKLQNDTILKRIPHGAEATTVLVGAVDFLEQPTIAFVRLAEGVPMPSLTEVPIPVRFMFILLGPPTLDLDYHEVGRSIATLMANESFHSIAYKADDRKDLLSAINEFLDDSIVLPPGNWDRHDLLPFEELKAKKDWIRLRKNKALQVKKEMKDKAILHKEVLKAAIEKKQEDSSDDDGDKKKPSPLEKTHRLWGGLRNDLKRRLPMYKSDILDGLNTETLAATVFMYFACLSTAITFGGLASEKTQNLIGISETLLSASIVGVIFHSLAGQPLVIIGTTGPLLLFDEALNNFCKENNINFLTIRAYIGIWLAVISILVSAFEGSVYVRLLTRFTQEIFSALITLIYIVETLMKLVSVYKNHPLLADYNLPPPSLGLNATLDFVNSNVTESINGNETATNATINIEYNSNAKMNMPNTALFCTILTLGTFTVAYYLKLFRNSHFLGRNARRALGDFGVPIAITIFVMVDYFIPAVYTEKLSVPEGLSPSDPTTRGWLISLGPIETWIPFMAGIPAILVYILIFMESHISELIVDKPERGLKKGSGLHFDIVLLCCLNTFCGFFGMPWHCAATVRSVAHVSALTIMSRTHAPGESPRIIDVKEQRLSGFFVALMIGLSVTMAPLLRLIPMAVLFGVFLYMGIASMSGVQFFERIRLFFMPVKHYPPTPYVKRVPTWKMHLFTFIQVLCLVLLWAVKSSKISLAFPFFLIMMVPIRQRLAALYKPQEMQALDGNEANADEDEPDFYEEATIPA, from the exons tCTGGTGGAAATGAAGATCCTCATGAAGTTCTCTTGGACTCGGAAATGGAAAAAGTTTTCGCTGGTCCAAGTTCATTAAAGGAAAAATTTGATGTGACCACTTTCCAAGATACGGTAAATCCAATTGGATCTTATAAACCTAAAAATG tACATCgcacaaaaaatctaaatagcgatcttaatattgaagaagattCAGAATATGAACACAATAATGATTCATCAAATGCACAAAATTATGATGATATACCAGAAGATTTTCCCTTAGTTTCTGAACGTGCTGGGCATGGTGATCATTCg GATAATTCGGCTGATGAAAAACACGTACAATTTGGTAAGAAGAAGGCAACTGTTGTTACACCCCCTAGTTTAAGCTATGATGAACAACCCAACGATAATATACACGAACGTAAAAGAAGAAAAAG CCGCCATCAGTATTATAGACAACGCAAATTTTCCCATCAAGACAGCGTGGAAGCCAAAAAAGTTACTGAAGAAAACGGCGATGCCGGCAATCGTAAAATATCAGCACCGGAAGATGCCACTTTGGAg GAAGCGGATCTTAATGAATTAAGGTCACATCGTTCAGATGATCCCAGAGCATTGAGAAGGCATAAAATTCATCATTCATCGATTAAACTGAGAGAGTTACCACAAATCAGTATAGCTGGCTTACAACAGGCGAAGAAAATATTTGATCATAGTCCACATGAG atttttgtgCAACTTGATGAACTTATTGGTGCCGGAGAGGATCGTGAATGGAAAGAAACAGCCCGTTGGATCAAATATGAAGAAGACGTTCAAGAGGGCTCCGATCGTTGGGGCAAACCTCACGTAGcttcactttcatttcattccTTACTTAATTTGCGCCGTTGTCTAGAAACCGGTGTAGTTCTGTtggatttaaatgaaaaagatttACCAGCCGTTGCATATCGTGTTGTTGAACAG ATGGTTATTGAAGATTTAATTAATTCCGACGACAAACCATCTGTATTACGTTCTTTGCTGTTGCGCCATCGCCATGTAAATGAACATCAAAATGGTTTTCCTTTTACGAAACGTAAATACAACAGTTACACCAGTCTACAG AATCTTTCGGGCGatgataagaaaattaaaattatgccTGCCTTGGAAATTGGTGGCAGCAAAAAGAGCAATGATTTGAAAATTGATATGAAAGATGATTTGTATTCTTCATCCCAGGAAGATTTAAAGAAACTACAAAATGATACTATACTTAAGAGGATACCACATGGTGCAGAGGCCACCACAGTATTG gTGGGTGCAGTTGATTTCCTGGAACAACCCACCATTGCCTTTGTACGTTTGGCTGAGGGTGTACCTATGCCTAGTCTTACCGAAGTTCCCATACCCGTACGCTTTATGTTCATCCTATTGGGTCCACCCACTTTGGATTTGGATTATCATGAAGTCGGTCGTTCTATAGCTACTCTAATGGCCAATGAATCGTTTCATTCCATTGCTTATAAAGCAGATGATCGCAAAGATTTACTCTCCGCCATTAATGAGTTTTTGGATGATTCTATTGTCTTGCCGCCTGGTAATTGGGATCGCCACGATTTGTTGCCATTCGAGGAACTGAAAGCTAAAAAAGACTGGATTCGTTTGCGTAAAAACAAAGCTTTGCAAGTTAAGAAGGAGATGAAAGATAAAGCCATTCTGCATAAGGAAGTTTTGAAAGCTGCCATTGAGAAGAAGCAAGAAGATTCTAGTGACGATGATGGTGATAAGAAAAAGCCAAGTCCTTTAGAGAAAACACACCGACTTTGGGGTGGTTTGCGCAATGATCTCAAACGTCGTTTGCCCATGTACAAAAGTGATATATTGGATGGTTTGAACACTGAGACCTTGGCCGCCACCGTATTCATGTACTTTGCTTGTCTTTCAACGGCTATAACATTTGGTGGCTTGGCATCggaaaaaactcaaaatcttATTGGCATTTCGGAGACATTATTAAGTGCCTCAATTGTGGGAGTAATCTTTCATAGTTTAGCCGGTCAGCCTTTGGTGATAATAGGCACCACTGGTCCCCTATTGCTGTTCGATGaggctttaaataatttttgcaaagaaaacaacattaactttTTAACAATCCGAGCCTATATTGGTATTTGGTTAGCAGTTATATCCATATTGGTGTCAGCCTTCGAGGGCAGCGTTTATGTGCGCCTGCTAACACGTTTTACCCAGGAAATTTTCTCCGCTCTTATTACTTTAATCTATATCGTAGAAACTCTTATGAAATTAGTGTCTGTATATAAGAATCATCCGCTTCTAGCCGATTATAATTTGCCACCACCCAGTTTAGGCCTTAATGCTACTTTAGACTTTGTAAACTCCAATGTCACTGAATCGATCAATGGCAATGAAACTGCAACGAATGCCACCATAAATATAGAATATAACAGTAATGCCAAAATGAATATGCCCAACACAGCTTTGTTTTGTACAATTCTAACATTGGGCACTTTTACCGTAGCCTACTACCTGAAATTATTCCGCAACTCACACTTTTTGGGCCGTAATGCTCGTAGAGCTTTAGGCGATTTTGGTGTACCTATAGCCATTACAATATTTGTAATGGTTGACTATTTTATACCGGCGGTTTATACTGAGAAATTAAGTGTTCCAGAAGGCTTATCGCCCAGTGATCCTACCACTCGTGGCTGGTTGATCAGTTTGGGTCCCATTGAAACTTGGATTCCCTTTATGGCCGGAATACCTGCAATCTTAGTGTATATATTGATATTTATGGAATCACATATTTCGGAATTGATTGTAGATAAACCAGAACGTGGTCTAAAGAAAGGTTCAGGACTTcattttgatattgttttgCTGTGTTGCCTGAATACCTTCTGTGGTTTCTTTGGCATGCCTTGGCATTGCGCCGCTACAGTGCGTTCAGTGGCGCATGTTTCTGCTCTGACAATTATGTCAag AACACATGCTCCTGGTGAATCTCCACGTATAATTGATGTTAAGGAACAACGACTATCGGGTTTCTTTGTTGCTTTAATGATAGGTCTTTCAGTAACAATGGCACCATTGCTGCGTCTCATACCAATGGCTGTGTTATTTGGTGTTTTCCTTTATATGGGTATTGCATCAATGAGTGGAGTGCAATTCTTCGAAAG AATACGTTTGTTCTTTATGCCAGTGAAACATTATCCACCCACTCCGTATGTGAAGAGAGTTCCTACATGGAAGATGCATTTGTTTACGTTTATACAAGTTTTATGTTTGGTCTTACTATGGGCTGTGAAATCATCGAAAATCTCTTTGGCTTTTCCATTCTTTTTAATTATGATGGTGCCCATAAGGCAGAGATTGGCAGCTTTATATAAGCCACAAGAAATGCAAGCA TTGGATGGCAATGAAGCTAATGCTGATGAAGATGAACCAGATTTCTACGAAGAGGCAACCATTCCTGCATAG